In Schistocerca serialis cubense isolate TAMUIC-IGC-003099 chromosome 3, iqSchSeri2.2, whole genome shotgun sequence, the following proteins share a genomic window:
- the LOC126469921 gene encoding uncharacterized protein LOC126469921 isoform X1 — MAVSGNVSSSGTSVLLSQPASKPASCSSNRRRRRRRRRRTMKRQQQLQSNTALQNRKKQKTIAVDASKPAGSRANIPISAASRPVATSAAMLSRTAPTSGPAAAATSSMSQPVTTTWDPVAHIAHLLEQDKELWLSFPHINLCNDLLPTHQMLLVVLNNSKMENSTGHQHMTHPSRTSLC; from the exons atggcaGTATCTGGTAATGTTAGCAGCTCTGGGACCTCAGTCTTgctcagccagccagccagcaagccagccagctgcagcagcaacagaagaagaagaagaagaagaagaagaagaaccatgaagcgtcaACAGCAGTTGCAATCCAacacagccctgcagaacaggaagaaacagaaaa CAATTGCCGTCGACGCGTCCAAGCCTGCAGGGTCGAGAGCCAACATTCCAATCTCTGCCGCGTCCAGACCTGTAGCAACCTCAGCTGCCATGTTGTCAAGAACTGCACCGACATCTGGGCCTGCGGCAGCAGCAACCTCCAGCATGTCTCAACCTGTAACGACaacgtgggatcctgtagcgcacatagcccacttgctggagcaggacaaggaactGTGGTTGTCTTTCCCACACATCAATTTGTGTAATGATTTGCTCCCAACACATCaaatgctgctggtggtcctaaacaacagcaagatggagaacagtactggtcaccaacatatgacccatcccagcagaacatccctgtgctag
- the LOC126469921 gene encoding uncharacterized protein LOC126469921 isoform X2, whose protein sequence is MLEISSGTSVLLSQPASKPASCSSNRRRRRRRRRRTMKRQQQLQSNTALQNRKKQKTIAVDASKPAGSRANIPISAASRPVATSAAMLSRTAPTSGPAAAATSSMSQPVTTTWDPVAHIAHLLEQDKELWLSFPHINLCNDLLPTHQMLLVVLNNSKMENSTGHQHMTHPSRTSLC, encoded by the exons CTCTGGGACCTCAGTCTTgctcagccagccagccagcaagccagccagctgcagcagcaacagaagaagaagaagaagaagaagaagaagaaccatgaagcgtcaACAGCAGTTGCAATCCAacacagccctgcagaacaggaagaaacagaaaa CAATTGCCGTCGACGCGTCCAAGCCTGCAGGGTCGAGAGCCAACATTCCAATCTCTGCCGCGTCCAGACCTGTAGCAACCTCAGCTGCCATGTTGTCAAGAACTGCACCGACATCTGGGCCTGCGGCAGCAGCAACCTCCAGCATGTCTCAACCTGTAACGACaacgtgggatcctgtagcgcacatagcccacttgctggagcaggacaaggaactGTGGTTGTCTTTCCCACACATCAATTTGTGTAATGATTTGCTCCCAACACATCaaatgctgctggtggtcctaaacaacagcaagatggagaacagtactggtcaccaacatatgacccatcccagcagaacatccctgtgctag